TCAAAATATGAAATTTTAAATTTTGGTATGCAAGGTTTCGGATTAGTACCAGAAGTAATCTTGATTGAAGAAGAAGTATTAATGTATAAGCCTAATCTAATTATCCTTAATTTCTTTGTAGGTAATGATTTCGTAAAGATGGATACAGGGGTTATAAATGCTATTCCGAATAATTTTTGGACTGGGGAGCATAATTCTCTAAAACCAAAAATATATAAATTAAGTTTCTCAACAAGGGTTAGAAGCTTTTTAAATAGAAAGTTTATGTTATACTCTACTGCTAAAAAGTTAATTTTAAATAATAAAAAAGATAATCTTTCTTCAGAAGGTTTAAGTGACATTTATCTTAAAGAATATCCCTCACAATTAAATGAAAATCTAAAAAAAACTGAGGATATCTTTAAATTCTTAAAAGATTTAACTTCGAAAAATAATTCTTCTCTTTTAATAGTTTTAGTACCTACAAAAGAACAAATAGGCCTAACTTTGTTAGATAATATTTCTCTAAATAATTATAATCTAGAAAAACCTCAGAAAGAGTTAATTAACTTATTAGAAAAAAATGATATCAATTATGTTAATTTACTTCCTAAACTAAAAGCCGAGAATATAAATAATACTTTTTATTGGGGTCTAGATGGACATTTTAATAAACTAGGTTACAGAAAGGCTTCTGAAATAATTTATTCAGAACTTACTCTAAATTTATAATTTAAAAGAAAGTTATTTAAACCTCTTAATAAAAAATAGTCTTATGAAACTAATAATAACTATTCCCGCTTATAATGAAGAAAAAAGTCTAGGCCAGGTTATAGACTCAATTAAACCTGTTTTAAAAGAGTTAAAAGAAGAAACTCAAATTCTAGTGGTAGATGATGGTTCAACAGATAAAACTTCAAAAGTTGCAAAGGAACATGACGCTATAGTTGTTTCACATCAAATTAACCAAGGTTTAGCTTCAGCATTCAGAACAGCAGTTAAAAAATCATTAGACTTGGGTGCAGATATTATAATTAATTTTGATGCAGATGGACAATATCTTGCAAAAGAAATCCCCTTATTATTAAATGAAATAAAAAAAGGAAATGATTTAGTTTTAGGCTCAAGATTCAAAGGAACAATAGAACAAATGCCTCTAATGAAAAGGCTAGGAAACATTTTGTTTTCAAGAGTAATCTCAAAAATTGTAAACTATAAAGTGTCAGATTGCCAAACCGGTTTTAGAGCATATAATCGAAAAGTTGCAGAAAATATAAAATTAATTTCTAATTTTACTTACACTCAAGAACAAATAATAAAAGCAGTCCACGCAGGATTTAAAATAAAAGAGGTTCCTGTTTATTTTGCAAAAAGAGAAGGTGAAAGTAGATTAATGAAAAATCCTTTTGACTATGCAATTAAAGCCTGGATAAATATTTTTAGAATTTACAGAGACTATGATCCAATAAAGTTTTTCGGAAAAATAGGTTTATCTTTTTTCAGCATCGGTTTTATTATAGGATTATTTTTAGTTTACAAATTTATTAAAACTGGAATAATAGGACACATACCTTTAACAATACTTTCTTTATTGTTTATAATTATAGGTATACAAATAATTATTTTCGGATTCCTTGCAGATATGAGGGGATAATATGAAAAAAGAAAAAATAGATTTATTATTAATTAATCCTCACAAACAAAATAAAATAGGTATTTTTACTCTTGCAGCCTGCATTAGAGAAAAAGGTTATTCTGTCAGAATTATAGGTGGTTTTTTTGAAGAAATTATACGTGAATTTGAAAAATATGAACCTTCTATGGTTGGTATAACTGCAACTACATTAGATGCAGAATTAGCCTATCAAGTCTGTGATTATATTAAAAAGAAGAATTCAAAAATTTATTGCATGCTTGGGGGATTTCACGCAACTGCAATACCTGAAAGAGTTTTAAAAGAAAGCAAATTTGATTTATTAGTAGTGGGAGAAGGAGAAGAAACATTGGCGGAATTAATGCCTCCTTTATTGAAAAATACTTTTCCCACAAAAGTTCCCGGAACAGTAGAAAAAGACAAAGATTCAATTATCTTTAACCCTCCAAGAGAATTTATCAAAGATTTAGATGCCTTACCCTTTCCGGCATTTGATTTAGTAAACATAGAAGACTACTTTCATGATATAAGATTTTCTTTTGGCC
The Candidatus Woesearchaeota archaeon genome window above contains:
- a CDS encoding SGNH/GDSL hydrolase family protein; amino-acid sequence: MPKRFKVINLILLLIAILFCFIILEFVLRLLYPLEYNLNKEYILTNHNVFGRVPNLEYLYKHPEFEQIITLNSKGYRDYEHELNKNDSIFRVAFVGDSFTDAYQVSFNESIPRLIEDKLNQNSNSKYEILNFGMQGFGLVPEVILIEEEVLMYKPNLIILNFFVGNDFVKMDTGVINAIPNNFWTGEHNSLKPKIYKLSFSTRVRSFLNRKFMLYSTAKKLILNNKKDNLSSEGLSDIYLKEYPSQLNENLKKTEDIFKFLKDLTSKNNSSLLIVLVPTKEQIGLTLLDNISLNNYNLEKPQKELINLLEKNDINYVNLLPKLKAENINNTFYWGLDGHFNKLGYRKASEIIYSELTLNL
- a CDS encoding glycosyltransferase family 2 protein — its product is MKLIITIPAYNEEKSLGQVIDSIKPVLKELKEETQILVVDDGSTDKTSKVAKEHDAIVVSHQINQGLASAFRTAVKKSLDLGADIIINFDADGQYLAKEIPLLLNEIKKGNDLVLGSRFKGTIEQMPLMKRLGNILFSRVISKIVNYKVSDCQTGFRAYNRKVAENIKLISNFTYTQEQIIKAVHAGFKIKEVPVYFAKREGESRLMKNPFDYAIKAWINIFRIYRDYDPIKFFGKIGLSFFSIGFIIGLFLVYKFIKTGIIGHIPLTILSLLFIIIGIQIIIFGFLADMRG